A region of Lichenibacterium dinghuense DNA encodes the following proteins:
- a CDS encoding 2Fe-2S iron-sulfur cluster-binding protein yields the protein MDEEHRPFRVSRRTLLEGTAALAVLGSVAPELARAEAAPAPAAADAGLTVRIPVTLSVNGRAYPLQLDPRTTLLDALREHIGLTGSKKGCDHGQCGACTVLVDGRRINACLSLAAMHEGDQVKTIEGFATPNAAGGHDLHPIQAAFVHHDGYQCGYCTSGQICSSAGMLAEAKRGAPSFVTADLTADARLTDAEIRERMSGNICRCAAYPNIVAAIKDGGGVGPDGEIAL from the coding sequence ATGGACGAAGAACACAGGCCCTTCCGGGTCTCGCGCCGCACGCTGCTGGAAGGCACCGCGGCACTCGCCGTTCTGGGCAGCGTCGCTCCGGAGCTGGCGCGGGCCGAAGCCGCCCCGGCACCGGCCGCCGCCGATGCAGGCCTGACGGTCCGCATCCCCGTCACCCTGTCGGTCAACGGACGGGCCTATCCCCTGCAGCTCGATCCGCGCACGACGCTGCTCGACGCGCTGCGCGAGCACATCGGCCTCACGGGGTCGAAGAAGGGCTGCGACCACGGCCAGTGCGGCGCCTGCACGGTGCTGGTCGACGGCCGCCGCATCAACGCCTGCCTGTCCCTCGCCGCCATGCACGAGGGCGACCAGGTGAAGACCATCGAGGGCTTCGCCACCCCGAACGCGGCGGGCGGGCACGACCTCCACCCGATCCAGGCCGCCTTCGTGCACCACGACGGCTACCAGTGTGGCTACTGCACCTCGGGCCAGATCTGCTCCTCGGCCGGCATGCTGGCGGAAGCCAAGCGCGGCGCGCCGTCCTTCGTCACCGCCGACCTCACGGCCGACGCCAGGCTGACCGACGCCGAGATCCGCGAGCGCATGAGCGGCAACATCTGCCGCTGCGCCGCCTATCCCAACATCGTCGCGGCCATCAAGGACGGCGGCGGCGTCGGCCCGGACGGGGAGATCGCGCTGTGA
- a CDS encoding FAD binding domain-containing protein: MKAFTFQRAVTPAEAARAVAAKPGATFIGGGTNLLDLAKLEVETPSHVVDVNRLGLDKIEGTADGGLRIGASVRNSDLAADMRVRRDYAVLSRALLSGATGQLRNKATTAGNLLQRTRCYYFYDVTKPCNKREPGSGCSALGGFNRIHAILGASDKCIATNPSDMCVAMRALDATVETLQPDGATRAIPIEDFHRLPGSTPEVETVLKPGELITAVTLPKPVGGTQIYRKVRDRASYAFALVSVAAIVHADPGGKVRQARMAFGGLALKPWRVPAAEAALVQGSGPAAAEEAADEVLRGARGFGSNDFKIPLTRRTLRSVVADVTRA, translated from the coding sequence GTGAAGGCCTTCACGTTCCAGCGGGCCGTGACGCCGGCCGAGGCCGCGCGGGCGGTGGCCGCCAAGCCTGGCGCCACCTTCATCGGCGGCGGCACCAACCTGCTCGACCTCGCCAAGCTCGAGGTCGAGACGCCGAGCCACGTCGTCGACGTCAACCGCCTCGGCCTCGACAAGATCGAGGGCACGGCCGACGGGGGCCTGCGCATCGGCGCTTCCGTGCGCAACAGCGACCTCGCGGCCGACATGCGCGTGCGCCGCGACTACGCGGTGCTGAGCCGCGCGTTGCTGTCCGGCGCCACCGGCCAGCTGCGCAACAAGGCCACCACGGCGGGCAACCTGCTGCAGCGCACGCGCTGCTACTACTTCTACGACGTGACGAAGCCCTGCAACAAGCGCGAGCCCGGCTCGGGCTGCTCGGCGCTGGGCGGCTTCAACCGAATCCATGCGATCCTCGGCGCGTCGGACAAGTGCATCGCGACGAACCCGTCCGACATGTGCGTCGCCATGCGGGCGCTCGACGCCACCGTGGAGACGCTGCAGCCCGACGGCGCCACCCGCGCGATCCCGATCGAGGACTTCCACCGCCTGCCGGGCTCGACCCCCGAGGTCGAGACCGTGCTCAAGCCGGGCGAGCTGATCACGGCCGTGACGCTGCCGAAGCCCGTCGGCGGCACGCAGATCTACCGCAAGGTCCGCGACCGCGCCTCCTACGCCTTTGCGCTGGTGTCGGTCGCCGCGATCGTCCACGCCGATCCGGGCGGCAAGGTCCGGCAGGCCCGCATGGCCTTCGGCGGGCTCGCGCTGAAGCCCTGGCGCGTGCCGGCCGCGGAAGCCGCGCTGGTGCAGGGCTCCGGCCCGGCCGCCGCAGAGGAGGCGGCCGACGAGGTGCTGCGGGGCGCCCGCGGCTTCGGTTCCAACGACTTCAAGATCCCGCTGACGCGCCGCACCCTGCGGTCCGTCGTGGCCGACGTCACCCGAGCATGA
- a CDS encoding xanthine dehydrogenase family protein molybdopterin-binding subunit produces MDMTHPIGVTPLDTIQDGVVGQPLDRVDGPPKVTGTATYAYEYKEPTGIAYGYLVPSAIAKGRIASLDTAVASSMPGVVAVLTYRNAPKQGKESQQVSPELVDDRITHYGQAVACVVADTFEQARAAAYAVEVGYAPDPVNAVLGGNLDRAVKPKDRGTTPPDTSSGDAGAAYATAPVKVEVQYTTPLQTHAMMEPHATLAYWRRGQLILFTANQMLNRGQAILASVLDMPKDNIRLVSRYVGGGFGAKLTPHSDAVLAALASKVADRPVKLALTRQQVFHSTFHRSDTIQRIRLGATPDGKLVSVSHDSWSGNAPGQENFEAAAEVTRSLYATPNIATEHRLASLDVPVASAMRAPGEAVGMLAIECAMDELAEKLAMDPIELRALNDATIDPTKHIPYSTRAMVPCLRKGAEMFGWNKRNAVPASVRDGNWMVGMGVAAASRGNPLQPAKAWVRIGPDGVATTRAAMTDIGTGTYTILTQIAAELLGLPPDMVRTELGDTEFPMSSGSGGSFGAGSAGSALYDACMTMRQKLALAAGMSGDGVAFRDGRVTQGNRSVTLASLAGPAGIEATGGIQVGDMHKMFSQQSYGAHFAEVGVDADTGEIRLRRMLGVFTAGRILNVKTARSQAIGGMVFGVGAALMEAVELDPRYGMFVNNNLAEYHVPVHADITAVDAVFLPELDDKSNPLKSKGIGELGICGAGAAVANAVYNATGIRIRDYPLTLDKVLAGFEARERGERRSAVPSAVEGG; encoded by the coding sequence ATCGACATGACGCACCCCATCGGGGTCACACCGCTCGACACGATCCAGGACGGCGTCGTCGGCCAGCCGCTCGACCGCGTCGACGGCCCGCCGAAGGTCACCGGCACCGCCACCTACGCCTACGAGTACAAGGAGCCGACCGGCATCGCCTACGGCTACCTCGTGCCTTCCGCCATCGCCAAGGGCCGCATCGCCTCGCTCGACACCGCGGTGGCTTCGAGCATGCCCGGCGTCGTGGCGGTGCTGACCTACCGCAACGCGCCGAAGCAGGGGAAGGAGAGCCAGCAGGTCAGCCCCGAGCTCGTCGACGACAGGATCACCCACTACGGGCAGGCCGTCGCCTGCGTGGTGGCGGACACCTTCGAGCAGGCCCGCGCCGCCGCCTATGCGGTGGAGGTCGGCTACGCGCCGGACCCGGTCAACGCCGTGCTGGGCGGCAATCTCGACCGCGCGGTCAAGCCGAAGGACCGCGGCACCACGCCGCCGGACACGTCGTCGGGCGACGCCGGGGCCGCCTACGCGACGGCGCCCGTGAAGGTCGAGGTGCAGTACACGACGCCGCTGCAGACCCACGCCATGATGGAGCCGCACGCGACGCTGGCCTACTGGCGCCGCGGACAGCTCATCCTGTTCACCGCCAACCAGATGCTGAACCGCGGGCAGGCCATCCTGGCCTCCGTGCTCGACATGCCGAAGGACAACATCCGCCTCGTCAGCCGCTACGTCGGCGGCGGCTTCGGCGCCAAGCTGACGCCCCACTCGGACGCCGTGCTGGCCGCGCTCGCCTCCAAGGTCGCGGACCGGCCGGTGAAGCTGGCCTTGACGCGCCAGCAGGTGTTCCACTCGACCTTCCACCGCTCGGACACGATCCAGCGCATCCGCCTCGGCGCGACGCCGGACGGCAAGCTCGTTTCGGTGTCCCACGATTCCTGGTCGGGCAACGCGCCGGGCCAGGAGAACTTCGAGGCCGCCGCCGAGGTGACGCGCTCGCTCTACGCGACGCCGAACATCGCGACCGAGCACCGCCTGGCGTCGCTCGACGTGCCCGTCGCCTCCGCCATGCGGGCGCCCGGCGAGGCCGTCGGCATGCTGGCGATCGAATGCGCCATGGACGAGCTGGCCGAAAAGCTCGCCATGGATCCGATCGAGCTCCGCGCCCTCAACGACGCGACGATCGATCCCACCAAGCACATCCCCTATTCCACCCGCGCCATGGTGCCCTGCCTGCGCAAGGGGGCCGAGATGTTCGGCTGGAACAAGCGCAACGCCGTGCCGGCCTCGGTGCGCGACGGCAACTGGATGGTCGGCATGGGCGTCGCGGCGGCGAGCCGCGGCAACCCGCTCCAGCCCGCGAAGGCCTGGGTCCGCATCGGCCCGGACGGCGTCGCCACGACGCGCGCCGCCATGACGGACATCGGCACCGGCACCTACACGATCCTGACCCAGATCGCCGCGGAACTGCTCGGCCTGCCGCCCGACATGGTCCGCACGGAGCTCGGCGACACGGAATTCCCGATGTCGTCGGGCTCGGGCGGCTCATTCGGCGCCGGCAGCGCCGGCTCGGCGCTCTACGACGCCTGCATGACCATGCGCCAGAAGCTCGCGCTCGCGGCCGGCATGTCGGGCGACGGCGTGGCCTTCAGGGACGGCCGCGTCACCCAGGGCAACCGGTCGGTGACGCTGGCCAGCCTGGCCGGCCCGGCCGGCATCGAGGCGACCGGCGGCATCCAGGTCGGCGACATGCACAAGATGTTCTCGCAGCAGAGCTATGGCGCGCATTTCGCGGAAGTCGGCGTCGACGCCGACACGGGCGAGATCCGGCTGCGGCGCATGCTCGGCGTCTTCACCGCGGGCCGCATCCTCAACGTCAAGACGGCGCGCTCCCAGGCGATCGGCGGCATGGTGTTCGGCGTCGGCGCGGCGCTCATGGAGGCGGTCGAGCTCGACCCGCGCTACGGCATGTTCGTCAACAACAACCTCGCCGAGTACCACGTCCCGGTCCACGCCGACATCACGGCGGTCGACGCCGTCTTCCTGCCCGAGCTCGACGACAAGTCCAACCCGCTGAAGAGCAAGGGCATCGGCGAGCTCGGCATCTGCGGGGCAGGGGCGGCGGTGGCCAACGCCGTCTACAACGCGACGGGCATCCGCATCCGCGACTACCCGCTGACGCTCGACAAGGTGCTGGCCGGCTTCGAGGCGCGCGAGCGCGGCGAACGCCGCAGCGCTGTCCCATCGGCGGTGGAGGGCGGATAA
- a CDS encoding IS3 family transposase (programmed frameshift) — MTKRTPPFSPEVRERAVRMVQEHQGEHSSRHAAIRSIASKIGCSGETLRNWIKEAESSKSPRTGTTTDERERIKALEREVRELRQANEILRKASAYFCHGGARPPLTDMKAFIDEHRDAHGVEPICKVLPIAPSTYYAHAARQTDPTKQSARARSDAALMIEIRRVFEENFGVYGVRKIWRQLGREGIRVARCTVARLMRVLGLQGVVRGRKARTTVPDPSAACPLDRVNRQFKAPRPNALWVSDFTYVATWSGFVYVAFVIDVFARRIVGWRASRSAQTSFVLDALEQALYQRRPAGDLIHHSDRGVQYVSIKYSERLAEAGIEPSVGSIGDSYDNALAETINGLFKAEVIHRRGPWRSFEAVEYATLEWVDWYNHRRLLEPIGNVPPAEAEAAFYAALEAIPMTA, encoded by the exons ATGACGAAGCGCACACCCCCATTTTCCCCCGAGGTCCGCGAGCGTGCGGTCCGGATGGTGCAGGAGCACCAGGGCGAGCATAGCTCGCGGCACGCGGCCATCCGTTCGATCGCGTCCAAGATCGGCTGTTCGGGGGAAACCCTGCGCAACTGGATCAAGGAGGCAGAAAGCAGTAAGAGTCCGCGGACGGGCACGACGACGGACGAGCGCGAGCGCATCAAGGCGCTGGAGCGCGAAGTCCGCGAGCTGCGTCAGGCGAACGAGATCTTGCGCAAAGCGAGCGCGTATT TTTGCCATGGCGGAGCTCGACCGCCGCTCACGGACATGAAAGCCTTCATCGACGAGCACCGGGATGCTCACGGGGTCGAGCCGATCTGCAAGGTGCTGCCGATCGCCCCATCGACGTACTACGCTCATGCAGCTCGGCAGACCGACCCTACCAAGCAGTCAGCACGCGCCCGGAGCGACGCGGCGCTGATGATCGAGATCCGCCGCGTGTTCGAGGAGAATTTCGGCGTCTACGGGGTACGGAAGATCTGGCGGCAGCTCGGCCGCGAGGGCATCCGCGTCGCCCGCTGCACGGTGGCGCGCCTGATGCGTGTCTTGGGGCTGCAAGGGGTCGTGCGGGGAAGAAAGGCTCGCACTACAGTGCCGGATCCCTCGGCGGCTTGCCCTCTCGACCGAGTGAACCGGCAGTTCAAGGCCCCTCGTCCCAACGCGCTGTGGGTGTCGGATTTCACCTATGTCGCGACCTGGTCCGGGTTCGTCTATGTGGCTTTCGTCATCGACGTGTTTGCTCGCCGCATTGTTGGCTGGCGAGCTTCCCGCTCCGCTCAGACCAGCTTCGTGCTGGACGCCCTGGAGCAGGCTCTCTACCAGCGCCGACCTGCCGGCGATCTCATTCACCACTCTGACCGTGGAGTGCAATACGTCAGCATAAAGTACAGTGAGCGACTTGCCGAAGCCGGCATCGAACCCTCAGTCGGCAGCATAGGAGACAGTTACGATAACGCCCTCGCTGAAACCATCAACGGCCTGTTCAAGGCCGAGGTGATCCACCGGCGGGGGCCATGGCGGTCGTTCGAGGCCGTCGAATACGCCACGCTTGAATGGGTCGACTGGTACAATCACCGCCGGCTGCTCGAGCCCATCGGCAACGTCCCGCCGGCCGAAGCCGAAGCGGCCTTCTACGCCGCGCTTGAGGCCATTCCGATGACGGCGTAA
- a CDS encoding recombinase family protein: MSRNLRKARLSPTALVAAIYVRYSSDRQRDASIEDQIRLCKELIDRMGWVVGPIYIDRQISGSIVSREGFQKLRKDVRGGTFQVVVAESLDRLMRDGEASFNFGKHYRLARVQIHTHAEGPATKLIMGFKGTINAVFLDDLAEKTHRGLHGRIEDGASAGGLSYGYDVVATAEGEDKGQRCVNVAEAEVVRRIFDDYGLRNLSPKKIAAALNREGIPGPRGGKWSQSTIYGNRTRGTGIVNNELYVGVLVWNRLRYEKHPDRQKHCSQLNPEGEWLRKPVPELRIVDDALWARVKGRQTEMDGRRGGNAASESLPFWRQKRPSYLLSGLLRYGACGGGVSVISATHVGCSDARNRGASVCTNRRTMKRSVLEDTVLDALRTRLMAPEVYAAFVRGFTAEWNAAQKGRAVAQEGQRDELK; encoded by the coding sequence ATGTCAAGGAACCTGCGCAAAGCGAGACTATCCCCCACGGCCCTCGTGGCCGCCATCTACGTGCGCTACTCGTCCGACCGCCAACGCGACGCCTCCATCGAGGACCAGATCCGACTGTGCAAGGAGCTGATCGACCGCATGGGATGGGTCGTGGGGCCGATCTACATCGATCGGCAGATCTCGGGCAGCATCGTCAGCCGAGAGGGCTTCCAGAAGCTCCGAAAAGACGTCCGGGGCGGCACGTTCCAGGTGGTCGTGGCCGAGTCGCTCGATCGCCTGATGCGGGACGGCGAGGCATCGTTCAACTTCGGGAAGCACTACAGGCTTGCCCGTGTCCAGATCCACACGCACGCCGAAGGGCCCGCCACCAAGCTGATCATGGGCTTCAAAGGGACGATCAACGCCGTCTTCCTCGACGACTTGGCCGAGAAGACCCATCGCGGTCTGCACGGGCGCATCGAGGACGGCGCTTCCGCAGGAGGGCTGAGCTACGGCTACGACGTCGTGGCCACCGCCGAGGGCGAGGATAAAGGCCAAAGGTGCGTCAACGTCGCCGAAGCCGAGGTCGTCCGGCGCATCTTCGACGACTACGGCCTGCGCAATCTTTCACCGAAGAAGATCGCTGCGGCCCTGAACCGCGAGGGGATCCCGGGCCCTCGTGGGGGCAAGTGGTCCCAGAGCACCATCTATGGCAACCGTACGCGCGGCACCGGCATCGTCAACAACGAGCTCTACGTCGGCGTGCTGGTGTGGAACCGCCTGCGCTACGAAAAGCACCCCGACCGGCAGAAACACTGCTCGCAGCTGAACCCCGAGGGTGAGTGGCTGAGGAAGCCTGTGCCCGAGTTGCGGATCGTCGACGACGCCCTTTGGGCCAGGGTGAAAGGGCGCCAGACCGAGATGGACGGACGCCGAGGAGGGAACGCAGCCTCGGAAAGCCTGCCTTTCTGGCGACAGAAGCGGCCGAGCTATCTGCTGTCCGGACTGCTGCGCTACGGCGCCTGCGGCGGCGGGGTGTCGGTGATCAGCGCGACGCACGTCGGATGCTCGGACGCGCGCAACAGGGGCGCGTCCGTCTGCACCAACCGGCGCACGATGAAGCGGAGCGTGCTGGAGGACACCGTCCTGGACGCGCTGCGCACGCGGCTGATGGCGCCGGAGGTCTACGCCGCTTTCGTGCGCGGCTTCACGGCGGAATGGAACGCGGCGCAGAAGGGCCGCGCCGTGGCGCAGGAGGGGCAGCGCGATGAGCTGAAGTGA